One window from the genome of Roseisolibacter agri encodes:
- a CDS encoding GAF domain-containing sensor histidine kinase — protein sequence MNRPSSEGSSDPATLWARQQAAVADLGVRALGGLPVPALLQQAARVVAELLDTEFVKVVELLPDGLTARVVAGEGWHDGVVGHATISVGRDSQAGYALLSHAPVIVDDLRTETRLEDPPLLREHGVVSGVSVILYGPERSAYGVLGAHTARRRRFTTDDVSFLQGVANVLSAALHRQHVEDDLRRARTEAEVYAAQLQEQAFELEQQIEEAQALAEELEQTNDELHRAMAEVEAARAAAEAANRAKSDFLATMSHELRTPLNAIQGYTELLALGLRGPVTEAQQQDLERVRLANQHLMSLVTDVLNFARLEAGQVEFHLDAIEIAPLVGELESLIGPQLTAKGLTFSHDACAPDTPESPHVVRADAEKLRQILLNLLTNAIKFTDAGGHVALECATDAVRGVVRLQVADTGRGIPADQLERIFEPFVQVDRHRTRASQQGVGLGLAISRDLARAMGGDLTVESAVGVGSTFTLVLQHAGKEDPTATGAR from the coding sequence GTGAATCGCCCGAGTTCGGAAGGCTCGTCGGATCCCGCCACGCTGTGGGCCCGCCAGCAGGCGGCTGTCGCCGACCTCGGGGTCCGCGCGCTCGGCGGGCTGCCCGTGCCCGCGCTGCTGCAGCAGGCCGCGCGCGTCGTCGCCGAGCTGCTCGACACCGAGTTCGTGAAGGTGGTCGAGCTGCTGCCCGACGGACTCACGGCCCGCGTCGTCGCGGGCGAGGGGTGGCACGACGGCGTCGTCGGCCATGCGACGATCAGCGTCGGGCGCGACTCGCAGGCGGGCTACGCGCTCCTCTCGCACGCGCCCGTGATCGTCGACGACCTCCGCACCGAGACGCGGCTGGAGGATCCACCGCTCCTGCGCGAGCACGGCGTCGTCAGCGGCGTCAGCGTGATCCTCTACGGGCCGGAGCGCAGCGCCTATGGAGTGCTCGGCGCGCACACCGCGCGGCGCCGGCGGTTCACGACGGACGACGTGAGCTTCCTGCAGGGCGTCGCCAACGTCCTCTCCGCGGCGCTCCATCGGCAGCACGTGGAGGACGACCTGCGCCGCGCGCGCACCGAGGCGGAGGTGTACGCGGCGCAGCTGCAGGAGCAGGCGTTCGAGCTCGAGCAGCAGATCGAGGAGGCGCAGGCGCTCGCCGAGGAGCTGGAGCAGACCAACGACGAGCTGCACCGCGCGATGGCGGAGGTGGAGGCCGCGCGCGCCGCGGCCGAGGCGGCGAACCGCGCGAAGAGCGACTTCCTGGCGACGATGAGCCACGAGCTGCGCACGCCGCTCAACGCCATCCAGGGCTACACCGAGCTGCTGGCGCTCGGGCTGCGCGGGCCGGTGACCGAGGCGCAGCAGCAGGACCTGGAGCGCGTCCGGCTCGCGAACCAGCATCTCATGTCGCTGGTCACCGACGTCCTGAACTTCGCGCGGCTGGAGGCGGGACAGGTCGAGTTCCACCTCGACGCCATCGAGATCGCGCCGCTGGTCGGCGAGCTGGAGTCGCTCATCGGGCCACAGCTGACCGCGAAGGGGCTCACGTTCTCGCACGACGCCTGCGCGCCCGACACGCCGGAATCGCCGCACGTCGTGCGCGCGGACGCGGAGAAGCTGCGGCAGATCCTGCTCAACCTCCTCACGAACGCGATCAAGTTCACCGACGCCGGCGGGCACGTCGCGCTCGAGTGCGCGACCGACGCGGTGCGCGGCGTGGTGCGGCTGCAGGTCGCCGACACGGGGCGCGGCATCCCGGCCGACCAGCTGGAGCGGATCTTCGAGCCGTTCGTCCAGGTCGACCGGCATCGCACGCGAGCGAGCCAGCAGGGCGTGGGACTGGGGCTCGCGATCAGCCGCGATCTCGCGCGCGCGATGGGCGGCGACCTCACCGTCGAGAGCGCGGTCGGCGTCGGCTCGACCTTCACGCTCGTGCTCCAGCACGCGGGCAAGGAAGACCCGACGGCGACCGGAGCGCGCTAG